From the genome of Vicia villosa cultivar HV-30 ecotype Madison, WI linkage group LG2, Vvil1.0, whole genome shotgun sequence, one region includes:
- the LOC131653145 gene encoding protein phosphatase inhibitor 2-like isoform X1 produces MKGRVRWDEANIGDIEANKPVRQKITEPKTPYHPMVDDDCSLSPVRGSFDARIDDENRTTQVEAIWTALTDAGSSSKRGSGQSFGWTSSEDELEAMEQEDGSETDRSRSFRKLRKAHYDEFLKAKEHRKKSSHVEDESDEDDNTEHGKGEKKCESCSLSDNVEEIDIEGGKSSTPPANGS; encoded by the exons ATGAA GGGACGTGTAAGGTGGGATGAAGCTAACATTGGAGATATTGAGGCAAACAAGCCTGTGAGGCAGAAAATTACTGAACCCAAGACTCCATATCATCCTATGGTCGATGATGATT GTTCTCTATCCCCTGTAAGAGGAAGTTTTGATGCACGTATTGATGATGAAAATCGCACAACACAAGTTGAAGCAATATGGACTGCTTTGACTGATGCAGGCTCTAGTAGCAAAAGAGGCTCCGGCCAATCATTTGGTTGGACATCATCTGAGGATGAGCTAGAAGCGATGGAACAAGAAGATG GTTCTGAAACAGATAGGAGCAGAAGCTTTAGAAAGCTCAGAAAGGCCCATTATGATGAATTTCTTAAAGCGAAAGAGCATCGAAAGAAGAGTTCTCATGTTGAAGACGAAAGTGACGAGGATGATAATACTGAACATGGCAAGGGGGAGAAGAAATGTGAATCATGTTCACTAAGTGATAATGTAGAAGAGATTGACATTGAGGGGGGAAAGTCTTCTACACCTCCAGCTAACGGTTCTTAG
- the LOC131653144 gene encoding putative F-box protein At1g58310, which translates to MEMEVGEENKDRFSDLPDCVLLRILKFMNTKHAVQTCVLSTRWTNLWKSLTNLDFNSHDFISLYYFNNFVYQILSRRDDSISLRGLDLRRRGCIDPELLDRVMTYGVSHNVRKFRVEVNLYFKHDFKLHPCIFSCQTLTYLKLSVWAVPSMTELPTSLQLPVLKSLHLEHVTFSANDDGCAEPFSNCHMLKNLVLDRCNLHCNAKFLTVSNSSISCLTIGSTIQEVAYKIVISTPNLSSLTVMRDLIHDVSACNLCFLEEVNIDVEAYFHTNLERTYSVLISWLQVFANYVQTMTLSSSTLNILNVLLTTDSMISQFPCCARLKLLKLEMKSSSSISDEVVSRIVKFLLQKSPLAKVDMIDCE; encoded by the exons ATGGAAATGGAAGTTGGAGAAGAGAATAAGGACAGGTTCAGTGATTTGCCTGACTGTGTTTTACTCCGAATATTGAAATTTATGAACACAAAACATGCTGTCCAAACTTGTGTCTTGTCTACCAGATGGACCAACCTTTGGAAATCTCTCACTAATCTTGATTTCAATTCCCATGACTTCATTAGCCTTTACTATTTCAACAACTTTGTGTATCAGATCCTATCTCGCCGAGACGACTCCATTTCGTTACGGGGTCTTGATTTAAGGCGGCGAGGTTGTATTGACCCTGAACTCCTAGATAGGGTCATGACATACGGTGTTTCGCATAATGTCCGGAAGTTTAGAGTTGAAGTTAATTTATATTTCAAACATGATTTCAAGTTGCACCCTTGTATCTTTTCTTGTCAAACTTTGACATATCTTAAGCTTTCCGTCTGGGCCGTCCCGTCGATGACAGAACTACCAACTTCCCTTCAGTTGCCGGTGTTGAAAAGCTTGCATCTCGAGCACGTCACGTTTTCTGCGAACGACGATGGTTGTGCTGAGCCATTTTCGAATTGTCACATGTTGAAGAATTTGGTTCTTGACCGATGTAATCTACACTGCAATGCGAAGTTCCTCACGGTATCTAATTCTAGCATTTCGTGTTTGACAATAGGTAGTACTATTCAAGAAGTAGCTTACAAAATTGTGATTTCTACTCCCAACCTCAGTTCTCTCACTGTCATGCGTGATCTCATTCATGATGTTTCTGCgtgcaatctttgttttcttgaagaaGTAAATATCGATGTTGAAGCCTATTTTCATACGAATCTCGAGAGGACTTATTCGGTGTTAATAAGTTGGCTGCAAGTGTTCGCTAATTATGTACAGACGATGACACTCTCTTCAAGTACGCTTAACATACTAAAT GTTCTCTTAACTACTGATTCAATGATAAGTCAATTTCCTTGCTGTGCAAGATTGAAGTTGTTGAAATTGGAAATGAAATCTTCTTCAAGTATATCAGATGAGGTAGTAAGCAGGATAGTGAAGTTCTTGCTTCAAAAATCTCCGTTGGCCAAAGTTGATATGATAGATTGCGAGTGA
- the LOC131653145 gene encoding protein phosphatase inhibitor 2-like isoform X2, with protein MKGRVRWDEANIGDIEANKPVRQKITEPKTPYHPMVDDDCSLSPVRGSFDARIDDENRTTQVEAIWTALTDAGSSSKRGSGQSFGWTSSEDELEAMEQEDDRSRSFRKLRKAHYDEFLKAKEHRKKSSHVEDESDEDDNTEHGKGEKKCESCSLSDNVEEIDIEGGKSSTPPANGS; from the exons ATGAA GGGACGTGTAAGGTGGGATGAAGCTAACATTGGAGATATTGAGGCAAACAAGCCTGTGAGGCAGAAAATTACTGAACCCAAGACTCCATATCATCCTATGGTCGATGATGATT GTTCTCTATCCCCTGTAAGAGGAAGTTTTGATGCACGTATTGATGATGAAAATCGCACAACACAAGTTGAAGCAATATGGACTGCTTTGACTGATGCAGGCTCTAGTAGCAAAAGAGGCTCCGGCCAATCATTTGGTTGGACATCATCTGAGGATGAGCTAGAAGCGATGGAACAAGAAGATG ATAGGAGCAGAAGCTTTAGAAAGCTCAGAAAGGCCCATTATGATGAATTTCTTAAAGCGAAAGAGCATCGAAAGAAGAGTTCTCATGTTGAAGACGAAAGTGACGAGGATGATAATACTGAACATGGCAAGGGGGAGAAGAAATGTGAATCATGTTCACTAAGTGATAATGTAGAAGAGATTGACATTGAGGGGGGAAAGTCTTCTACACCTCCAGCTAACGGTTCTTAG